One window of Acidimicrobiales bacterium genomic DNA carries:
- the rodA gene encoding rod shape-determining protein RodA, with translation MASASMSAGASYARRDGAAPWRHVDVTLLAAVGAIAGIGVVMVYSASRNLGADESYFLRRQAVYCLIGAGVMAAVATIDYRIARDFAPMIYGASVVGLVLVLSPLGSNRRGAQAWFQLGGFQLQPSEPAKVGLIICIAAYAAHHRGDLDGRRMLAALALAAVPMLLIELQPDLGTMLVFAAILLATLLVAGARPRHMALLGLAGVVAVVAVFQLGLLKDYQKDRLGAFLNPTHNTQESSYNLNQSKIAIANGSLTGKGLFQGTQTKLSYVPEQHTDFIFTVVGEELGLVGSGLVLGLFAVLVWRTWRAAALAKDLCGTVICIGVLAMLVFQVFENVGMTMGIMPITGIPLPFMSYGGSATIASFAAVGLVLNVHMRRFS, from the coding sequence ATGGCGTCGGCCTCGATGTCGGCCGGGGCGTCCTACGCCCGCCGGGACGGAGCGGCGCCGTGGCGCCACGTCGACGTGACCCTGCTCGCCGCCGTCGGCGCCATCGCCGGCATCGGTGTGGTGATGGTCTACAGCGCCAGCCGGAACCTCGGCGCCGACGAGTCCTATTTCCTCCGCCGCCAGGCCGTGTACTGCCTGATCGGGGCCGGCGTGATGGCCGCCGTGGCCACGATCGACTATCGCATCGCCCGGGACTTCGCCCCGATGATCTACGGCGCCAGCGTGGTGGGCCTGGTGCTGGTCCTGTCGCCCCTCGGGTCGAACCGTCGGGGGGCCCAGGCGTGGTTCCAGCTGGGCGGGTTCCAGCTGCAGCCGTCCGAACCGGCCAAGGTCGGTCTCATCATCTGCATCGCCGCCTATGCCGCCCATCACCGGGGCGACCTCGACGGGCGCCGGATGCTGGCGGCCCTGGCTCTGGCCGCGGTCCCGATGCTGCTCATCGAGCTGCAGCCGGATCTCGGCACCATGCTCGTCTTCGCCGCCATCCTGCTGGCCACCCTGCTGGTGGCCGGCGCCCGCCCTCGGCACATGGCTCTGCTGGGCCTGGCCGGTGTGGTCGCCGTGGTCGCCGTGTTCCAGCTCGGCCTCCTGAAGGACTACCAGAAGGACCGGCTGGGAGCCTTCCTGAACCCCACGCACAACACGCAGGAGTCCTCCTACAACCTCAACCAGTCCAAGATCGCCATCGCCAACGGCAGCCTCACCGGCAAGGGACTGTTCCAGGGGACCCAGACCAAGCTCTCCTACGTGCCCGAACAGCACACCGACTTCATCTTTACCGTGGTGGGGGAGGAGCTGGGTCTCGTCGGTTCGGGTCTGGTGCTCGGCCTCTTCGCCGTGCTGGTGTGGCGCACGTGGCGCGCCGCCGCCCTGGCCAAGGACCTCTGCGGGACGGTCATCTGCATCGGTGTCCTCGCGATGCTCGTCTTCCAGGTGTTCGAGAACGTGGGGATGACGATGGGGATCATGCCGATCACCGGGATCCCCCTCCCGTTCATGAGCTACGGCGGGTCGGCCACCATCGCCAGCTTCGCCGCCGTCGGACTCGTGCTCAACGTCCACATGCGTCGGTTCTCCTGA
- a CDS encoding hemerythrin domain-containing protein, which produces MDALALLTADHNRVRGLFARFQEAEKADDTALLAQLGQTIITELEVHATIEEEIFYPEVSAANDEIRETVTEGIEEHGVVKTLAEEIASLQPGDEVWVAKCKVMIENVEHHAEEEESELFPAVRKALSTDALVDLAERMEARKAALGAPTAEDKQHLSSEDLHRLASEQQIPGRSSMNRDELVATVAPE; this is translated from the coding sequence ATGGACGCACTGGCCCTTCTCACCGCAGACCACAACCGCGTTCGCGGACTGTTCGCCAGGTTCCAGGAAGCCGAAAAGGCCGACGACACGGCCCTGCTGGCCCAGCTGGGCCAGACCATCATCACCGAGCTCGAGGTGCACGCCACCATCGAGGAGGAGATCTTCTATCCCGAGGTCTCGGCCGCCAACGACGAGATCCGCGAGACGGTGACCGAGGGGATCGAGGAGCACGGCGTCGTGAAGACGCTGGCCGAGGAGATCGCCTCGCTCCAGCCCGGCGACGAGGTGTGGGTCGCCAAGTGCAAGGTGATGATCGAGAACGTCGAGCACCACGCCGAGGAGGAGGAGAGCGAGCTGTTCCCGGCCGTGCGCAAGGCGCTGTCGACCGACGCGCTGGTCGACCTGGCCGAGCGCATGGAGGCCAGGAAGGCGGCCCTGGGCGCCCCGACCGCCGAGGACAAGCAGCACCTGTCGTCGGAGGACCTCCACCGCCTGGCGAGCGAGCAGCAGATCCCCGGCCGGTCGAGCATGAACCGCGACGAGCTGGTGGCGACCGTCGCCCCCGAGTGA
- the rpmA gene encoding 50S ribosomal protein L27 → MSKTKGGGSTRNGRDSNAQRLGVKVFDGTVVRAGAIIVRQRGTRFHPGINVGRGGDDTLFATADGAVKFGSRKGRKLVDIVTTDA, encoded by the coding sequence ATGTCGAAGACCAAGGGTGGGGGCTCCACCCGGAACGGCCGCGACTCCAACGCCCAGCGCCTGGGCGTGAAGGTGTTCGACGGCACCGTGGTGCGGGCCGGAGCGATCATCGTCCGCCAGCGGGGCACCCGCTTCCATCCGGGGATCAACGTCGGGCGCGGCGGCGACGACACGCTGTTCGCCACCGCCGACGGCGCGGTGAAGTTCGGGTCCCGCAAGGGACGCAAGCTGGTCGACATCGTCACCACCGACGCCTGA
- a CDS encoding TIGR03960 family B12-binding radical SAM protein gives MTSLWPRIEPILAKVQKPARYIGCEDGAQDPVHAPHKVAWLLVYPDAYEIGLPNQGLQILYEILNERPDAVAERSYAPWVDMEAELRRRRVPLFSVDTHRAAGDFDLVAFNLSAELVYTNVLNCIDLAGLPVRAAGRGPEHPLVAAGGHCTFNPEPLADFVDLFVIGDGEEVVAEITDAVSAWKAGGRTPGSRQRVLRDLARVPGVYVPSMYDVAYDGERLVSVTPRFADVPERIEKRTIADLNDWPYPKQQLVPLTEVVHDRLNVEIFRGCTRGCRFCQAGMITRPVRERSSEQVRSMVSAGLRRTGYDEVSLTSLSSADYSGIEDVVGGIINDPMCQGSVGVSLPSLRVDAYTVGIASEIAKVRRTGLTFAPEGGTWRMRQVINKLIREEDLYGAAESAFSQGWQRMKLYFLIGLPTETDDDVLGIAELARRCAAIGRRHTGRVTVSASVGGFVPKPQTPFQWFGQATAENLRAKVNLLKDAVRRDRGVTLKWHDPHATLAEGLASRGDRRMGAVIEDVWRNGGVFQEWSEHFDVRLWESAMERHGLSVDWYVHRHRSEDEVLPWDHVSAGLHKDFLWQDWQDALAASGVEDCRWTPCYDCGACTGFGIEHVVASPLPPAGGSQGTGQDLSTASAVPVQLLSAKPALAR, from the coding sequence ATGACCTCGCTGTGGCCGCGGATCGAGCCAATCCTGGCCAAGGTCCAGAAGCCCGCCCGTTACATCGGATGCGAGGACGGGGCCCAGGACCCTGTGCACGCACCGCACAAGGTGGCGTGGCTCCTCGTGTATCCGGACGCCTACGAGATCGGCCTGCCCAACCAGGGCCTGCAGATCCTCTACGAAATCCTGAATGAGCGGCCGGATGCCGTCGCCGAACGGAGCTATGCGCCGTGGGTGGACATGGAGGCGGAGTTGCGGCGACGCCGGGTACCGCTCTTCAGCGTCGACACCCATCGGGCGGCAGGCGATTTCGACCTCGTCGCGTTCAACCTGTCGGCCGAGCTCGTGTACACCAACGTCCTGAACTGCATCGATCTGGCGGGCCTGCCGGTCCGCGCCGCCGGGCGCGGCCCGGAGCACCCGCTGGTCGCGGCGGGCGGGCACTGCACGTTCAACCCGGAGCCGCTGGCCGACTTCGTCGACCTGTTCGTCATCGGCGACGGCGAGGAGGTCGTGGCCGAGATCACCGACGCCGTCTCGGCGTGGAAGGCGGGTGGGCGCACGCCCGGCTCGCGCCAGCGGGTGCTGCGCGACCTCGCACGCGTCCCCGGCGTGTACGTGCCGTCGATGTACGACGTCGCCTACGACGGGGAGCGGCTGGTGTCGGTCACGCCCCGCTTCGCCGACGTTCCGGAACGGATCGAGAAGCGCACGATCGCCGACCTCAACGACTGGCCGTATCCGAAGCAGCAACTCGTCCCCCTCACCGAGGTGGTGCACGACCGGCTCAACGTCGAGATCTTCCGGGGGTGCACGCGAGGCTGCCGGTTCTGCCAGGCCGGGATGATCACCCGCCCGGTCCGCGAGCGGTCGTCGGAGCAGGTTCGGTCCATGGTGTCGGCCGGGCTCCGCCGGACGGGGTACGACGAGGTCAGCCTCACGTCGCTGTCGAGCGCCGACTACTCGGGCATCGAGGACGTCGTGGGCGGCATCATCAACGACCCGATGTGCCAGGGGTCGGTGGGCGTCAGCCTTCCGAGCCTGCGGGTCGACGCCTACACGGTCGGCATCGCCAGCGAGATAGCCAAGGTGCGCCGTACCGGCCTCACGTTCGCTCCCGAGGGCGGGACATGGCGGATGCGCCAGGTCATCAACAAGCTGATCCGGGAGGAGGACCTCTACGGCGCGGCCGAGTCGGCCTTCTCGCAGGGATGGCAGCGGATGAAGCTGTACTTCCTCATCGGGCTGCCCACCGAGACCGACGACGACGTGCTCGGCATCGCCGAACTGGCCAGGCGCTGTGCGGCCATCGGGCGGCGCCACACGGGGCGGGTGACGGTGAGTGCGTCGGTCGGAGGCTTCGTGCCCAAACCGCAGACGCCATTCCAGTGGTTCGGCCAGGCCACGGCCGAGAACCTGCGGGCCAAGGTGAACCTGCTGAAGGACGCCGTCCGCCGTGATCGGGGCGTCACGCTGAAGTGGCACGACCCGCACGCCACGCTGGCCGAGGGTCTGGCCAGCCGCGGCGACCGCCGCATGGGAGCGGTGATCGAGGACGTGTGGCGCAACGGCGGTGTGTTCCAGGAGTGGTCGGAGCACTTCGACGTGCGGCTGTGGGAGTCGGCCATGGAGCGCCACGGGCTGTCGGTCGACTGGTACGTCCACCGCCACCGCTCCGAGGACGAGGTGCTTCCGTGGGACCACGTCTCCGCCGGGCTGCACAAGGACTTCCTGTGGCAGGACTGGCAGGACGCCCTGGCCGCGTCGGGGGTGGAGGACTGCCGGTGGACGCCGTGCTACGACTGCGGCGCATGCACCGGGTTCGGGATCGAGCACGTGGTGGCGTCGCCTCTCCCACCGGCCGGCGGCAGCCAGGGAACCGGCCAGGACCTTTCCACGGCCAGCGCGGTGCCTGTCCAGCTGCTGTCCGCCAAGCCGGCGCTGGCGCGGTGA
- the mrdA gene encoding penicillin-binding protein 2, whose protein sequence is MSTDNARLRLSIVGVVVVSLFAALFARLWYLQVMDTGTFQALATQNRVRTVYEPAPRGRILDRQGRPLVENRGYQAVTVTRLDVQDKPEVVARLAALLGLPQQELEKRIADQRYSPYKPVPVAENVPEETVVYLREHGTDFPGVAARAVAERTYPHGVLAAHVLGYVGEINDKELAKRQGAGYRLGDDIGKFGVEQSFEEDLRGTPGKTRLEVDATGKVLLPALSSSPPHQGDDVQLTIDLDVQALAEESLAKGLEAARSQHDRSTGKGFAAPAGSVVVLDPRDGSLLALASNPAFNPADFVNGIRPEIFAALQDPANHYPLTNRAIQGQYAPGSTFKLFTALAALRTGLIAPNTTFVDEGSYRLRSCRGDKCVFRNAGGRAYGRVNLSQALTVSSDAFFYNVGANLWFNGGPNADAIQGAARDLGLGARSGIDLAGEMRGRIPDPVSRKKAHEDYPKAFPNGRWYAGDNVNLAIGQGDTAVTPLQLANAYAAFANGGTVLKPRVAARVLQPNGEPIRELVPEATSKVALDPAQRSAILQGLRGAIARPEGTGAGAFAGFPQDAFPVAGKTGTAQVVGKEDTAVFVALAPADAPQYVVAVVMEESGFGGAVAAPVARRILDGLAGNPPAPVQLSGGID, encoded by the coding sequence GTGAGCACCGACAACGCCCGCCTGCGGCTGTCCATCGTGGGCGTCGTGGTCGTGTCGCTCTTCGCCGCGCTGTTCGCCAGGCTCTGGTACCTCCAGGTGATGGACACGGGCACCTTCCAGGCCCTTGCCACCCAGAACCGCGTTCGCACCGTGTACGAACCGGCGCCCCGCGGCCGCATCCTCGACCGCCAGGGCCGGCCCCTGGTCGAGAACCGCGGCTACCAGGCCGTCACGGTCACCCGCCTCGACGTCCAGGACAAGCCCGAGGTCGTCGCCCGACTCGCCGCCCTCCTCGGGCTCCCGCAGCAGGAGCTCGAGAAGCGGATCGCGGATCAGCGCTACAGCCCCTACAAGCCCGTGCCGGTCGCCGAGAACGTCCCCGAGGAGACGGTCGTGTACCTGCGCGAGCACGGGACCGACTTCCCCGGCGTGGCCGCCAGGGCCGTCGCCGAGCGCACCTACCCGCACGGGGTGCTGGCCGCCCACGTCCTCGGCTACGTGGGCGAGATCAACGACAAGGAGCTGGCCAAACGGCAGGGCGCCGGGTACCGGCTGGGCGACGACATCGGCAAGTTCGGCGTGGAGCAGTCGTTCGAGGAGGATCTGCGGGGCACGCCCGGCAAGACGCGCCTCGAGGTCGACGCCACCGGAAAGGTCCTGCTTCCCGCACTGTCATCGAGTCCGCCGCACCAGGGCGACGACGTGCAGCTCACCATCGACCTCGACGTGCAGGCGCTGGCCGAGGAGTCGCTGGCCAAGGGGCTCGAGGCCGCCCGCTCGCAGCACGACCGCAGCACGGGCAAAGGGTTCGCGGCTCCGGCCGGGTCCGTCGTGGTCCTCGACCCCCGCGACGGGTCGCTCCTCGCCCTGGCCTCGAACCCGGCGTTCAACCCGGCCGACTTCGTGAACGGGATCCGCCCGGAGATCTTCGCCGCCCTCCAGGATCCGGCCAACCACTACCCGCTCACCAACCGGGCGATCCAGGGCCAGTACGCCCCGGGGTCCACGTTCAAGCTCTTCACCGCCCTCGCCGCGCTGCGAACGGGACTGATCGCACCGAACACCACGTTCGTGGACGAGGGGTCGTACCGTCTGCGCAGCTGCCGCGGCGACAAGTGCGTGTTCCGGAACGCCGGCGGCCGGGCGTACGGCCGGGTCAACCTGTCCCAGGCGCTCACGGTGTCGAGCGACGCGTTCTTCTACAACGTGGGAGCCAACCTGTGGTTCAACGGCGGTCCGAACGCCGACGCCATCCAGGGCGCGGCGCGCGACCTCGGTCTCGGAGCCCGGTCGGGAATCGACCTGGCCGGGGAGATGCGGGGTCGCATCCCCGATCCCGTGTCGCGCAAGAAGGCGCACGAGGACTATCCCAAGGCCTTCCCGAACGGGCGCTGGTACGCCGGCGACAACGTCAACCTGGCCATCGGTCAGGGCGACACGGCGGTCACGCCGCTCCAACTGGCCAACGCCTACGCCGCCTTCGCCAACGGCGGCACGGTGCTCAAGCCGCGGGTTGCGGCGCGGGTGCTCCAGCCCAATGGCGAGCCGATCCGCGAACTGGTGCCGGAGGCGACCTCGAAGGTGGCGCTCGATCCGGCCCAGCGGTCGGCGATCCTGCAAGGCCTCCGGGGGGCCATCGCACGGCCAGAGGGCACTGGCGCCGGTGCCTTCGCCGGGTTCCCCCAGGATGCCTTCCCCGTGGCCGGCAAGACGGGCACGGCCCAGGTGGTCGGCAAGGAGGACACCGCCGTCTTCGTGGCCTTGGCGCCGGCCGACGCACCGCAGTACGTCGTGGCGGTCGTGATGGAGGAGTCGGGGTTCGGCGGCGCCGTCGCGGCGCCCGTGGCGAGGCGCATCCTCGACGGCCTGGCCGGCAATCCGCCGGCGCCGGTCCAGCTCTCGGGCGGGATCGACTGA
- the obgE gene encoding GTPase ObgE, with translation MSFVDEAQIHVKAGDGGAGAVSFRREAHVSKGGPDGGDGGGGGDVWLLADPNVASLLGFRDHPHRRAASGVHGQGKARHGAAGSSVEVKVPVGTVVKSLDGSVVADLPNPGDRWRAAEGGRGGRGNARFLSNRRRAPAFAEQGEVGEEHWFDLELKLMADVALVGLPNAGKSTLISRISAAKPKVADYPFTTLQPHLGVVRVGEREIVVADIPGLIEGASEGKGLGHQFLRHVERARVMVVLVDLAPADPDDPAMAPGEQQRVLLGELEGYRPELLERPRVVVGSKADMATCPFDGMRISAVTGEGLPQLVGHLADLVTQARDAETSARPSAGFVIHRPEPEGVVVERGVDGAWVVRGRKAERAVAVSDITNADALDFVQHRLKQLGVDRALARAGARDGEMVHIGGFTFEYEPDQVVGR, from the coding sequence ATGAGCTTTGTCGACGAAGCGCAGATCCACGTCAAGGCGGGCGACGGCGGCGCCGGAGCCGTCTCGTTCCGGCGCGAGGCCCACGTCTCCAAGGGTGGCCCTGACGGCGGCGACGGGGGCGGCGGCGGCGACGTCTGGCTGCTGGCCGATCCCAACGTGGCGTCGCTCCTGGGCTTCCGCGACCATCCGCACCGCAGGGCGGCCAGCGGGGTGCACGGCCAGGGCAAGGCACGCCATGGCGCCGCCGGGAGCTCCGTCGAGGTGAAGGTGCCCGTCGGCACCGTGGTCAAGAGCCTGGATGGCTCGGTGGTGGCCGACCTGCCCAACCCGGGGGACCGGTGGCGCGCCGCCGAGGGCGGGCGGGGCGGGCGCGGCAACGCCCGGTTCCTGTCCAACCGCCGGCGGGCGCCGGCGTTCGCCGAGCAGGGCGAGGTGGGCGAGGAGCACTGGTTCGACCTCGAGCTGAAGTTGATGGCCGACGTGGCGTTGGTAGGCCTGCCCAACGCCGGCAAGAGCACGCTGATCTCGCGGATCTCGGCGGCCAAGCCCAAGGTCGCCGACTACCCGTTCACGACCCTCCAGCCCCACCTCGGCGTGGTGCGGGTGGGGGAGCGGGAGATCGTAGTGGCCGACATCCCCGGTCTCATCGAGGGGGCCAGCGAGGGCAAGGGGCTGGGCCACCAGTTCCTGCGACACGTGGAGCGGGCACGGGTGATGGTGGTGCTCGTCGACCTGGCACCGGCCGACCCGGACGACCCGGCCATGGCTCCCGGTGAACAGCAGCGTGTCCTGCTGGGCGAGCTCGAGGGCTACCGGCCGGAGCTGCTCGAGCGGCCTCGCGTCGTGGTGGGCAGCAAGGCCGACATGGCGACGTGCCCCTTCGACGGCATGCGCATCTCGGCCGTGACCGGCGAGGGCCTGCCGCAGCTGGTGGGACACCTGGCCGATCTCGTCACCCAGGCCAGGGACGCGGAGACGTCCGCCCGCCCTTCTGCCGGCTTCGTGATCCACCGGCCGGAGCCCGAGGGGGTGGTGGTCGAACGCGGCGTCGACGGCGCCTGGGTCGTCCGGGGCCGCAAGGCCGAACGGGCCGTGGCCGTGAGCGACATCACCAACGCCGACGCCCTCGACTTCGTCCAGCACCGCTTGAAGCAGCTCGGCGTCGACCGGGCGCTGGCGCGGGCGGGGGCCCGCGACGGCGAGATGGTGCACATCGGGGGCTTCACCTTCGAGTACGAGCCCGATCAGGTCGTCGGGCGCTGA
- the proB gene encoding glutamate 5-kinase yields MIVVVKIGSSSLTNAAGVIDHHAIDKLCVEVAGLRGSGHKVVVVTSGAIAAGQPALGLAGARPSDLATLQALSAVGQSRLMRVYDDALAASGLVGGQVLLTPLDFHPAHRNQYLHARQTLNRLLELGVVPVVNENDAIADDEIRFGDNDRLAALVANMVDASVLVLLTDTPGMLTADPRLDSGASLIEEIVEVDHELERVAGMPGTPRGSGGMASKLAAAKIASWSGVRAVIAAADRPGVLADAVAGAPGVGTLVRPHDRRLPARKLWIAFAVGSSGTVVVDDGARRALVERNTSLLPAGVVRVDGTFEADDAVEIADSGGRVFAKGLVRHPSGRLAEWGGRRTSDLPPDLPHEVVHRDDLVVLPS; encoded by the coding sequence GTGATCGTCGTCGTCAAGATCGGCTCGTCGTCGCTCACGAACGCAGCCGGCGTGATCGACCACCACGCCATCGACAAGCTGTGCGTGGAGGTGGCCGGACTGCGGGGCAGTGGGCACAAGGTCGTGGTCGTGACCTCCGGAGCCATCGCCGCCGGGCAGCCCGCCCTCGGCCTGGCCGGCGCCCGCCCGAGCGACCTGGCCACGCTCCAGGCGCTGTCCGCCGTCGGCCAGAGCCGGCTGATGCGCGTCTACGACGACGCCCTCGCCGCGTCGGGGCTGGTGGGCGGCCAGGTCCTGCTGACGCCTCTCGATTTCCACCCGGCCCACCGCAACCAGTACCTCCACGCCCGCCAGACACTCAACCGGCTGCTCGAGCTCGGCGTGGTGCCGGTGGTGAACGAGAACGACGCCATCGCCGACGACGAGATCCGCTTCGGCGACAACGACCGACTGGCCGCACTGGTGGCCAACATGGTCGACGCCTCGGTCCTGGTGCTGCTCACCGACACGCCGGGGATGCTGACGGCGGACCCCCGCTTGGACAGTGGGGCGTCGCTCATCGAGGAGATCGTCGAGGTGGACCACGAGCTCGAGCGGGTGGCCGGCATGCCGGGGACGCCCCGCGGGAGCGGCGGCATGGCCTCGAAGCTGGCGGCCGCCAAGATCGCCTCGTGGTCCGGCGTGCGTGCCGTCATCGCCGCCGCCGACCGGCCCGGCGTCCTGGCCGATGCGGTGGCGGGCGCGCCCGGCGTCGGCACGCTGGTGCGCCCGCACGACCGGCGGCTGCCGGCCCGCAAGCTCTGGATCGCGTTCGCCGTGGGGTCGTCGGGAACGGTGGTCGTCGACGACGGGGCCCGCCGGGCGCTGGTGGAGCGCAACACCTCGCTGCTGCCGGCGGGAGTGGTACGGGTGGACGGCACGTTCGAGGCGGACGACGCGGTCGAGATCGCCGACAGCGGCGGTCGCGTCTTCGCCAAGGGCCTCGTGCGCCATCCGTCGGGTCGGCTGGCGGAGTGGGGAGGGCGTCGAACGTCGGATCTGCCGCCCGACCTGCCCCACGAGGTCGTCCACCGCGACGACCTGGTGGTCCTGCCCTCGTAG
- a CDS encoding Rne/Rng family ribonuclease, translated as MPPPRPSTRATAPELLADAERSVPSPEPSGDQDGPARKSRRRGGRGRSGAKKASPGRRPEAGGRLAALAVDDAVERPRARERKGRPVGRYLMCVHVQGGTTQIAVLEGRSLIEHYVSRAQDDANQIDGNMYLGRVQNVLPGMEAAFVDIGTPKNAVLYRGDVRYDADDVEGGTRPSQARIEHLLRPGQSILCQVTKNPIGTKGARLTQEVSIPGRFVVLVPGSSTYGISKRLSDDERKRLRRILDDVRPEGHGLIVRTAAEGASAEELSRDVAMLLRQWSEIDSKAKKVSAPALLYREPDMAVRVIREEFNHDYRGVVIDDESLYREVRDYVASISPELADRVDYFDPAADPLPMFERFHVHEQLHRALDRKVWLPSGGSLIIERTEALTVIDVNTGKNVGKSNLEETVFRNNLEAAEEVARQLRLRDVGGIIVIDFIDMEILENRAEVLRVFRDALSRDKTRTQVFEISELGLVQMTRKRVSEGLVEAFSLTCPTCAGRGILFDESLL; from the coding sequence ATGCCGCCGCCCCGCCCGTCGACGCGTGCCACGGCCCCGGAGCTGCTGGCGGACGCCGAGCGGTCCGTCCCGTCGCCCGAGCCCTCAGGGGACCAGGACGGCCCGGCACGCAAGAGCAGGCGCAGAGGTGGCCGGGGGCGGAGCGGGGCCAAGAAGGCGAGCCCGGGGCGCCGCCCAGAGGCTGGCGGCCGGCTGGCGGCGCTTGCCGTCGACGACGCGGTGGAGCGGCCGCGGGCGCGCGAGCGCAAGGGCCGGCCCGTCGGGCGCTATCTGATGTGCGTCCACGTCCAGGGGGGCACGACCCAGATCGCCGTACTGGAGGGCCGGTCGCTGATCGAGCACTACGTGAGCCGGGCGCAGGACGACGCCAACCAGATCGACGGCAACATGTACCTCGGTCGCGTCCAGAACGTGCTCCCGGGGATGGAGGCGGCGTTCGTCGACATCGGGACGCCGAAGAACGCGGTGCTCTATCGCGGCGACGTCCGCTACGACGCCGACGACGTGGAGGGCGGCACCCGGCCGAGCCAGGCCCGCATCGAGCACCTGCTCCGGCCCGGCCAGAGCATCCTCTGCCAGGTCACCAAGAACCCCATCGGCACCAAGGGGGCCCGCCTCACCCAGGAGGTGTCGATTCCCGGCCGTTTCGTGGTCCTGGTCCCCGGGTCGAGCACGTACGGCATCTCCAAGCGGCTGTCCGACGACGAGCGCAAGCGGCTGCGGCGGATCCTCGACGACGTCCGTCCGGAGGGCCACGGCCTCATCGTCCGCACGGCTGCCGAGGGCGCCAGCGCCGAGGAGCTGTCACGAGACGTGGCCATGCTGCTGCGGCAATGGAGCGAGATCGACTCGAAGGCCAAGAAGGTCTCCGCTCCGGCGCTGCTCTATCGCGAGCCGGACATGGCCGTGCGCGTCATCCGCGAGGAGTTCAACCACGACTACCGCGGCGTCGTCATCGACGACGAGTCGCTCTACCGCGAGGTGCGGGACTACGTCGCCAGCATCAGCCCGGAGCTGGCCGACCGGGTCGACTACTTCGATCCCGCCGCCGACCCGCTCCCGATGTTCGAGCGGTTCCACGTCCACGAGCAGCTGCACCGCGCCCTCGACCGCAAGGTCTGGCTGCCCTCCGGCGGATCCCTCATCATCGAGCGCACCGAGGCGCTCACGGTCATCGACGTGAACACCGGCAAGAACGTGGGCAAGTCGAACCTCGAGGAGACGGTCTTCCGCAACAACCTGGAGGCGGCCGAGGAGGTCGCACGCCAGCTGCGCCTCCGGGACGTGGGCGGGATCATCGTGATCGACTTCATCGACATGGAGATCCTCGAGAACCGGGCCGAGGTGCTCCGGGTGTTCCGCGACGCCCTGTCGCGCGACAAGACCCGCACCCAGGTGTTCGAGATCTCCGAGCTCGGGCTCGTGCAGATGACCCGCAAGCGGGTCTCCGAGGGTCTGGTCGAGGCGTTCTCGCTGACCTGCCCCACCTGCGCCGGGCGCGGCATCCTCTTCGACGAGTCACTGCTCTAG
- the rplU gene encoding 50S ribosomal protein L21: MYAVIKTGGKQEKVAEGQRVDVELLHVAEGDEVGFDPLLLVDDGSVVSGAALAGAQVSARVVGEAKGPKIKGFTYKPKNRARKRWGHRQHYTTIEITGITRGSGSGSASATGS; encoded by the coding sequence ATGTACGCAGTGATCAAGACGGGTGGGAAGCAGGAGAAGGTGGCCGAGGGCCAGCGGGTCGACGTGGAGCTGCTCCACGTCGCCGAGGGCGACGAGGTCGGCTTCGACCCCCTGCTCCTGGTCGACGACGGCAGTGTCGTGTCCGGGGCCGCGCTGGCCGGCGCCCAGGTGTCCGCCCGCGTGGTCGGTGAGGCCAAGGGACCCAAGATCAAGGGCTTCACGTACAAGCCCAAGAACCGGGCCCGCAAGCGGTGGGGCCATCGCCAGCACTACACCACCATCGAGATCACCGGCATCACGCGCGGCTCGGGCTCCGGCTCGGCCTCGGCGACAGGGAGCTGA
- a CDS encoding TIGR03936 family radical SAM-associated protein → MKVRFRFSKVGKVRFTSHRDLARMWERAFRRVGLPLEYTQGFSPRPKVSFGLALPTGAESIAEYLDVELAAGTEADMAALPGRLSPALPAGIDVQATTALDVGTPSLQQEVTSCSWVVETSGLSSGQLEERVAAALSSATLVIERERKGQRSAQDIRPGILRCSADGSVLTAELAAQPRALRPSELLVALGGGLDEVRVRRTSQWITRDGARREPIELPTDATDAPHVVRRAS, encoded by the coding sequence GTGAAGGTGCGCTTCCGCTTCTCGAAGGTGGGCAAGGTGCGCTTCACCAGCCATCGCGATCTGGCCCGGATGTGGGAGCGGGCGTTTCGGCGGGTCGGCCTCCCGCTCGAGTACACCCAGGGGTTCTCCCCCCGGCCGAAGGTCAGCTTCGGGCTCGCCCTTCCCACAGGGGCCGAGTCGATCGCCGAGTACCTCGACGTCGAGCTGGCCGCCGGCACGGAGGCCGACATGGCCGCCCTGCCCGGGCGTCTCAGCCCCGCACTGCCGGCCGGAATCGACGTCCAGGCCACCACGGCCCTCGACGTCGGCACGCCGTCGCTCCAGCAGGAGGTGACCTCGTGTTCGTGGGTCGTGGAGACGTCGGGCCTGTCGTCCGGCCAACTGGAGGAGCGGGTCGCCGCCGCTCTGTCGTCGGCCACGCTGGTCATCGAACGCGAACGCAAGGGCCAGCGCAGCGCCCAGGACATCCGCCCCGGCATCCTCCGCTGCTCCGCCGACGGCAGCGTTCTCACCGCGGAACTGGCCGCCCAGCCCCGCGCCCTCCGGCCCTCCGAGTTGCTCGTCGCCCTCGGCGGCGGTCTCGACGAGGTGCGTGTGCGCAGGACATCGCAATGGATCACGCGCGACGGCGCGCGGCGGGAGCCGATCGAGCTCCCGACCGACGCGACGGACGCGCCGCACGTCGTCAGGCGTGCGTCGTGA